Proteins from a genomic interval of Yoonia sp. GPGPB17:
- a CDS encoding 3'-5' exonuclease, whose translation MTHLSLRLRVFLFFSLIGIGGIIVVLGALILGYRQLGMTEAFSAFATVAITAGFGVLALATFVWRLFDENISKPIEALAAQIRVRAEAGIDTALDERSAKYLGDLGPAATAISDKLGRASQATAETVAQKTTRLERQRAQLLRILSDIPVAVIVATPDDQIVLYDGQAADLMECEAPARLNASVCDYLDADTLHETLARMQEDKVMRRPITIKGKSGAVYSGHIRVFEDDSGYMVMLEPLDPDAARPLVYDFDLFDQTPAKDINETPLRDLTFVVFDSETTGLDPQKDDVVQLGAVRIVNGRIIGSETFDALVNPGRPIPAQSTKVHGINDDMVADAPDFGQVRETFQRFVADAVLVAHNAPFDMAFLNRNDHAFQNAVMDTVHLSAIVFGGSAVHTLDALCDRLDVNIPAELRHTALGDAMATAEAFAALLPILEARGFQTFADVRKEATKHRRILEVHE comes from the coding sequence GTGACCCACCTCAGCCTGCGTCTGCGCGTCTTCCTTTTCTTCAGCCTGATCGGGATTGGGGGGATCATAGTGGTTCTGGGGGCGCTGATCCTGGGCTACCGACAACTCGGCATGACCGAGGCGTTTTCGGCCTTTGCGACTGTTGCCATCACAGCAGGTTTCGGCGTTCTGGCTTTGGCGACCTTTGTTTGGCGACTGTTTGACGAAAACATCAGCAAACCCATCGAAGCGCTGGCCGCACAAATCCGCGTGCGCGCTGAGGCGGGGATCGACACGGCCTTGGATGAAAGATCTGCCAAGTACCTTGGTGATCTCGGGCCCGCCGCCACTGCGATCAGCGACAAACTGGGCCGGGCATCACAGGCGACTGCCGAAACGGTCGCCCAGAAAACCACCCGTCTGGAACGCCAGCGCGCGCAGCTTTTGCGCATTTTGTCCGATATCCCTGTCGCCGTAATCGTCGCGACACCCGACGATCAGATCGTGCTATATGATGGGCAGGCTGCCGATCTGATGGAATGCGAAGCACCGGCTAGGCTGAACGCATCCGTCTGCGATTATCTGGACGCGGACACATTGCACGAAACGCTTGCCCGGATGCAGGAAGACAAGGTGATGCGTCGCCCGATCACGATCAAAGGGAAATCGGGCGCTGTGTATTCTGGTCACATCCGTGTCTTTGAAGATGACAGCGGATATATGGTGATGCTGGAACCACTGGACCCTGATGCGGCCCGGCCTTTGGTCTATGACTTTGACCTGTTCGACCAAACACCCGCAAAAGACATCAATGAAACACCCTTGCGCGACCTGACGTTTGTTGTGTTCGACAGCGAAACCACCGGGCTTGATCCACAAAAGGACGATGTTGTTCAGCTGGGTGCGGTGCGGATTGTCAACGGGCGCATCATCGGGTCCGAGACCTTTGATGCGCTTGTCAATCCGGGAAGGCCCATTCCCGCACAATCAACCAAGGTGCACGGGATCAATGATGATATGGTCGCCGATGCCCCCGATTTTGGGCAGGTCCGCGAAACCTTTCAACGCTTTGTCGCGGATGCTGTCCTTGTGGCACATAACGCGCCATTCGACATGGCGTTTCTCAATCGCAACGACCACGCGTTTCAGAATGCTGTGATGGACACGGTCCATTTGTCGGCCATCGTGTTTGGCGGATCGGCGGTGCATACACTCGATGCGCTTTGCGACAGGCTTGACGTCAACATTCCCGCAGAACTGCGCCATACCGCCCTAGGCGATGCGATGGCAACGGCTGAGGCATTTGCAGCTCTGCTGCCCATACTGGAAGCGCGGGGTTTTCAGACCTTTGCCGACGTGCGGAAAGAAGCGACTAAGCACCGGCGCATCCTTGAGGTGCATGAATAG